From one Magnolia sinica isolate HGM2019 chromosome 18, MsV1, whole genome shotgun sequence genomic stretch:
- the LOC131233738 gene encoding uncharacterized protein LOC131233738, producing MGLLECTDSQRVTLAVYLLEGEAENWWSSVQRGVPAGYAWTWAGFRTKFLEKYFPRSCWSAKIAQFLKLEQGNMIVAQYEAKFDELSQYILKALEDEEYKLEKFKEGLKPRIQFHLCTWDFGDFSELVDKAMRVEKDFECTVRSRPPTRDAPFLLRQPPPAPPLLAGRPKPLST from the coding sequence ATGGGGCTTTTAGAGTGTACTGACTCTCAGAGGGTCACCTTAGCCGTGTACCTACTCGAGGGAGAAGCCGAGAACTGGTGGAGCAGCGTACAGAGAGGGGTGCCAGCTGGTTATGCATGGACTTGGGCAGGCTTCAGGACAAAGTTCTTGGAAAAGTATTTCCCACGTTCATGCTGGAGCGCCAAGATTGCACAGTTCCTGAAGTTGGAACAGGGAAATATGATAGTCGCCCAGTATGAGGCGAAGTTCGATGAACTATCACAATACATACTAAAGGCCCTAGAGGATGAGGAGTACAAACTGGAGAAGTTTAAGGAAGGACTGAAGCCCAGGATACAATTCCATCTATGCACCTGGGATTTTGGGGACTTCTCGGAATTGGTAGATAAAGCAATGCGGGTGGAAAAAGACTTTGAATGCACCGTCCGCTCCCGCCCACCTACTCGGGATGCCCCGTTCCTACTGAGACAGCCCCCTCCTGCCCCGCCTCTCCTTGCAGGGAGACCCAAGCCACTGTCCACGTGA